One region of Mucilaginibacter sp. 14171R-50 genomic DNA includes:
- a CDS encoding glycine cleavage system protein H, with product MKYPADYYFTKEHEWVHLNGDTAFIGLTELAKQELQEILSIEIHKMGENLSADQAFGRIRSCRYLGKLVMPFAGKIIAVNEAYCSDPKLFNSCFDEEHWIVKVKLIEPVDRSRLLDQNSYKSYKANNYLHLVKYLLN from the coding sequence TTGAAATATCCTGCCGACTATTATTTTACCAAAGAGCATGAATGGGTTCATCTAAACGGGGACACAGCTTTTATCGGGCTAACGGAACTGGCTAAACAGGAGCTCCAGGAAATTCTGAGTATTGAGATCCATAAAATGGGGGAAAACTTGAGTGCCGATCAGGCTTTCGGGCGGATCAGGTCCTGTCGTTATTTAGGTAAATTGGTGATGCCTTTCGCAGGCAAAATCATCGCCGTCAACGAGGCCTATTGCAGTGATCCTAAGTTATTCAATTCCTGCTTTGACGAGGAGCATTGGATCGTCAAAGTAAAGCTGATCGAACCTGTAGACCGGAGCCGGTTACTGGATCAGAACAGCTATAAATCCTATAAAGCCAATAACTACCTGCACCTGGTCAAGTATCTTTTAAACTAA
- a CDS encoding response regulator: protein MKVLVIDEDEDIRNITRHMLTAEGHEVTTCSRLSPRELPLQWADIILLDEWSGHKRDGISLSSGIKNLMGAASKPIIVFSTDDDTEALAQYARADGYLQKPFDLDELIRIIDNTAIPQKIN from the coding sequence ATGAAAGTACTCGTAATTGATGAGGACGAAGATATCAGGAATATTACCCGCCACATGCTGACTGCTGAGGGTCATGAGGTGACCACTTGTTCCCGGTTATCGCCCCGGGAATTGCCCTTACAATGGGCGGACATCATTTTACTGGACGAGTGGAGCGGTCATAAAAGGGACGGCATTTCCCTTTCTTCCGGGATCAAAAACTTAATGGGGGCCGCCAGCAAACCAATTATAGTGTTTTCTACGGACGACGATACAGAGGCCCTGGCCCAATACGCCCGGGCAGACGGTTATCTTCAAAAGCCTTTTGACCTGGATGAACTGATCAGGATAATCGACAATACTGCTATTCCGCAAAAAATAAATTAG
- a CDS encoding group III truncated hemoglobin, with translation MDRKDIGNLADIRYLIRLFHVAILNDPLTGPVFTGKIVLNDVDHFNKVCAFWEAALLKAPHYSGNPFARYVPLALTQDQYNKWLSIFETTVDTHFQGETAEEAKDQAHTLSNLLLFRLRLP, from the coding sequence ATGGATAGAAAAGACATCGGAAATTTGGCTGATATCAGGTACCTGATCCGGCTTTTTCATGTGGCCATTCTCAATGACCCGCTGACAGGCCCTGTATTTACCGGCAAGATCGTGCTTAATGACGTGGACCATTTCAATAAGGTCTGCGCATTCTGGGAGGCCGCTTTATTAAAAGCCCCCCATTATTCCGGTAATCCTTTTGCCCGGTACGTCCCCCTGGCCCTTACTCAGGACCAATACAATAAATGGCTTTCTATTTTTGAAACCACGGTCGATACGCATTTTCAGGGGGAAACCGCCGAAGAGGCGAAAGACCAGGCCCATACCCTGAGTAACCTGCTGCTATTCAGACTTCGGCTGCCATAG
- the fabF gene encoding beta-ketoacyl-ACP synthase II, whose protein sequence is MNRLHRVAVTGLGVLAPSGNDLNTFWKNIVGGKSTAALIRRFNPGLFRTRFACQLSDFNPAEHLDQHTLKRSDLFTQFALVATDQAINDSGFDIERLSPFDVGVIWGSGQGGMGVFEQQVTEYAEGGKIPRFSPFFVPKLISNMSSAMISIRHGLMGINYTTVSACATANTAIMDAFNYIRLGKAKIIITGASEAPVTEASIGGFCAMKAMSLQNDDPLHASRPFDISRDGFVMGEGAGALVLEEYEHARKRGAFIYGELTGAAMTADAYHITATHPEGAGAAKAMKIALKEAGVSIGDVDYLNAHGTSTPVGDLSEIRAIKSLAGPANLKTFISSTKSMTGHLLGAAGAIEAVICLLAMRDQIVPPTINTVTIDPQIPPDLKIVLKEAVKEKLKVVLSNTFGFGGHNASLVFTSV, encoded by the coding sequence ATGAATCGACTTCATCGCGTCGCGGTAACTGGCCTTGGCGTACTTGCCCCGTCCGGGAATGACCTTAACACCTTTTGGAAAAATATCGTCGGAGGCAAAAGTACCGCCGCCCTGATCCGGCGCTTTAACCCAGGTCTGTTCCGGACGCGTTTTGCCTGCCAGTTGTCCGATTTTAACCCAGCGGAACATTTGGACCAGCATACCTTGAAGCGCTCCGATCTTTTTACCCAGTTTGCTTTGGTCGCTACCGACCAGGCCATAAACGACTCCGGTTTCGATATAGAAAGGCTGTCACCCTTCGATGTCGGCGTGATCTGGGGTTCTGGGCAGGGGGGAATGGGCGTATTTGAACAACAGGTGACTGAATATGCAGAGGGCGGTAAAATACCAAGGTTCAGCCCTTTTTTCGTACCGAAACTGATCTCCAATATGTCCTCCGCCATGATCTCCATTCGTCATGGATTGATGGGGATCAACTATACGACCGTTTCTGCCTGTGCCACCGCTAATACCGCGATCATGGATGCCTTTAATTATATCCGGCTCGGCAAAGCTAAAATCATCATTACCGGCGCATCAGAAGCCCCGGTCACCGAGGCATCCATCGGCGGGTTTTGCGCCATGAAGGCCATGTCACTGCAAAATGATGACCCACTGCACGCCTCCCGGCCGTTCGATATTTCCAGAGATGGCTTTGTCATGGGCGAAGGAGCCGGGGCACTGGTGCTGGAAGAGTATGAGCACGCCCGAAAAAGGGGGGCCTTTATCTATGGTGAACTAACAGGTGCTGCCATGACGGCGGATGCCTATCACATTACCGCTACGCATCCTGAAGGTGCCGGGGCAGCAAAAGCCATGAAGATCGCTCTTAAAGAGGCGGGCGTGTCCATCGGCGATGTGGACTACCTGAATGCGCATGGAACTTCAACGCCTGTCGGGGATCTTTCCGAAATACGGGCGATCAAATCTTTAGCAGGTCCTGCCAATCTGAAAACGTTCATCAGCTCGACCAAATCTATGACCGGGCATCTGCTTGGCGCAGCGGGCGCAATTGAGGCGGTGATTTGCCTGCTGGCGATGCGCGACCAGATCGTCCCGCCCACCATCAATACGGTGACCATCGATCCGCAGATACCCCCGGACTTGAAAATTGTATTGAAAGAGGCCGTAAAGGAAAAACTAAAGGTAGTACTCAGCAACACCTTCGGATTTGGCGGACATAACGCCAGCCTGGTGTTCACATCCGTTTAA